One window of Camelina sativa cultivar DH55 chromosome 4, Cs, whole genome shotgun sequence genomic DNA carries:
- the LOC104783541 gene encoding UDP-glycosyltransferase 91A1: protein MANIKEKNGDGPKLHVAMFPWLAFGHLVPHLELSMLMVQKGHNVSFISTPGNIERLLPRLPENLSSAINFVKLPFAGHKELPDAAEATTDVPFDLVPYLKIAFDGLRTPLAEFLESSKPDWLLQDFAPYWLPPIASRLGIKNAYFGAFNCGIFGILKPPGFEEYRKSPEDFVLQPKWVPFETPVFFQLFESKAIFNGAVVESTEGNIPDFDRIAGVLDGCDIIVIRSCYEYEAEWLELLQDLHRKPVIPVGVLPPKLDETFKDTDAWLSTKKWLDSRGTNSVVYVSFGTEAKPSQSEFNSIALGLELSGLPFFWVLRTRRGPFDTEPLELPEGFEERTADRGMVWRGWVEQLRTLNHDSIGLVLSHSGWNTLIEAVRFAKPMVMIGFVYGQGFNARVAEEKKIGHMILRDETTGSFTKEDVAQALRLVMEGEEGKVYRESVKDMKGVFGDMETQDRYVDSFLDYLVAHR from the coding sequence ATGgcaaatattaaagaaaagaatggAGATGGACCCAAGCTCCACGTAGCAATGTTTCCATGGTTAGCCTTTGGCCATTTGGTTCCACACTTGGAGCTCTCTATGCTCATGGTTCAAAAGGGTCACAACGTATCTTTCATTTCCACCCCTGGTAACATCGAGCGCCTCCTCCCACGGTTGCCGGAGAATCTCTCCTCGGCCATTAATTTCGTCAAGCTCCCATTTGCCGGCCACAAGGAACTCCCGGACGCCGCCGAAGCCACTACAGACGTACCTTTCGATCTCGTCCCTTATTTGAAAATCGCTTTTGACGGATTACGAACTCCGTTAGCGGAGTTTCTTGAATCTTCAAAACCTGATTGGCTTCTCCAAGATTTTGCACCTTATTGGCTTCCTCCAATAGCTAGCCGCCTTGGAATTAAAAACGCATATTTCGGCGCTTTTAACTGCGGGATTTTCGGAATTCTTAAACCACCAGGGTTCGAGGAGTACCGCAAATCGCCTGAGGATTTTGTGTTGCAGCCTAAATGGGTTCCATTCGAAACTCCGGTGTTTTTCCAGTTATTCGAAAGCAAGGCCATTTTCAATGGAGCAGTGGTGGAATCCACCGAAGGGAATATCCCCGACTTTGACCGTATTGCCGGCGTGCTCGACGGTTGTGATATCATTGTCATACGGAGCTGTTACGAGTACGAAGCAGAATGGTTGGAACTTTTACAAGATCTTCATCGTAAACCGGTTATACCTGTTGGAGTTTTACCTCCAAAACTGGATGAAACGTTTAAAGATACCGACGCATGGTTGTCTACTAAAAAGTGGTTAGACTCACGGGGAACTAACTCCGTGGTTTACGTAAGTTTCGGTACAGAAGCTAAACCGAGTCAATCCGAGTTTAATTCGATCGCTCTCGGTTTAGAGCTTTCCggtttaccttttttttgggtgttaaGGACTCGGCGCGGTCCGTTTGATACCGAACCGCTTGAGCTTCCTGAAGGGTTCGAAGAGCGTACGGCTGATAGAGGGATGGTGTGGAGAGGTTGGGTTGAACAACTGAGAACACTGAACCACGACTCTATCGGTTTGGTACTGTCTCATTCCGGTTGGAATACATTAATCGAAGCTGTACGGTTTGCTAAACCTATGGTGATGATAGGTTTTGTATACGGCCAAGGATTCAATGCGAGAGTAGCCGAGGAAAAGAAAATTGGACATATGATCCTTCGGGACGAAACAACAGGTTCCTTTACTAAAGAAGATGTTGCTCAAGCGCTGAGATTGGTAATGGAGGGAGAAGAAGGAAAGGTTTATAGAGAGAGTGTGAAGGACATGAAGGGAGTGTTTGGAGATATGGAAACACAAGATCGTTATGTTGATTCTTTCTTGGATTATCTTGTTGCTCATCGTTAG
- the LOC104779840 gene encoding UDP-glycosyltransferase 91A1-like yields the protein MFPWLAFGHLVPHLELSKLMVQKGHTVSFISTPRNIDRLLPRLPENHSSAINFVKLPFSGHNKLPQDAEATTDVPFDLVPYLKIAFDGLRVPLTEFLESSKPDWLLQDFGPYWLPPIASCLGIKNAFFSAFNCACLGGLKPPGFEEYRTSPEDFLTQPKWVPFKTPVPFRLYEIQPMFEGIMLESTEDNIPDVDRIGRVISGCDIMVVRSCNEYEAEWLGLLQNLHRKPVIPVGVLPPKLDEKFKDTDAWLSTKKLLDSRKSNSVVYVSFGTEANPSQSEFNSIALGLELSGLPFFWVLRTRRGPWDTEPLDLPEGFEERTAERGIVWRGWVEQLRTLNHDSIGLVLTHSGWSSMIEAVRFAKPMVMLGFVYDQGLNARVAEEKKIGHMIPRDETTGFFTKEDVAKSLRLVMDGEEGKVYRDSVKDMKGVFGDMDTQDRYVDSFLDYLVAHR from the coding sequence ATGTTTCCATGGTTAGCCTTTGGCCATTTGGTTCCACACTTGGAGCTCTCTAAGCTCATGGTTCAAAAAGGTCACACCGTATCTTTCATTTCCACTCCTCGGAACATCGACCGCCTCCTCCCACGGTTGCCGGAGAATCACTCCTCGGCCATTAATTTCGTCAAGCTCCCATTTTCCGGCCACAACAAACTCCCGCAGGACGCTGAAGCCACTACAGACGTACCTTTCGATCTCGTTCCTTATTTGAAAATCGCTTTTGACGGATTACGAGTTCCGTTGACGGAGTTTCTTGAATCTTCAAAACCCGATTGGCTTCTCCAGGATTTTGGGCCTTACTGGCTTCCTCCAATAGCTAGCTGCCTGGGAATTAAAAACGCATTTTTCAGCGCTTTTAACTGCGCATGTCTCGGAGGTCTTAAACCGCCGGGCTTCGAGGAGTACCGTACATCGCCGGAAGATTTTCTGACGCAGCCTAAATGGGTTCCATTCAAAACTCCTGTACCTTTCCGGTTATACGAAATCCAGCCCATGTTCGAAGGAATAATGCTGGAATCCACCGAAGATAATATCCCCGACGTGGACCGTATAGGCCGCGTAATCAGTGGTTGTGATATCATGGTCGTACGGAGCTGTAACGAGTACGAAGCAGAATGGTTGGGACTTTTACAAAATCTTCATCGTAAACCGGTTATACCTGTTGGAGTTTTACCTCCAAAACTGGATGAAAAGTTTAAAGATACCGACGCATGGTTGTCTACTAAAAAGTTGTTAGACTCACGCAAATCTAACTCCGTAGTTTATGTAAGTTTCGGCACAGAAGCTAATCCGAGTCAATCCGAGTTTAATTCGATCGCCCTCGGTTTAGAGCTTTCCggtttaccttttttttgggtgttaaGGACTCGGCGCGGTCCGTGGGATACCGAACCGCTTGACCTTCCGGAAGGATTCGAAGAGCGAACGGCTGAGAGAGGCATAGTTTGGAGAGGTTGGGTTGAACAACTGAGAACGTTGAACCACGATTCGATCGGTTTGGTATTGACTCATTCCGGTTGGAGTTCAATGATCGAAGCTGTACGGTTTGCTAAACCGATGGTGATGCTGGGTTTTGTGTACGACCAAGGGTTAAATGCGAGAGTAgccgaggaaaaaaaaattgggcatATGATCCCTCGGGATGAGACAACAGGTTTCTTTACCAAAGAAGATGTTGCGAAATCGCTGAGATTGGTAatggatggagaagaagggaaGGTTTATAGAGACAGTGTGAAGGACATGAAGGGAGTGTTTGGAGATATGGATACACAAGATCGTTATGTCGATTCTTTCTTGGATTATCTTGTTGCTCATCGTTAA
- the LOC104779841 gene encoding prolyl 4-hydroxylase 5-like isoform X2 yields MVKSTVVDEKTGGSKDSRVRTSSGTFLRTGHEEVVKVIEKRISDFTFIPVENGEGLQVLHYQVGQKYEPHYDYFLDEFNTKNGGQRNLYGSKDYDSSLQKLEDLRLSCNSSLHGFAKSLTMVSSFPVLPRPAVPLYSRSLVCLCW; encoded by the exons ATGGTTAAGTCAACTGTGGTTGATGAGAAAACTGGTGGGAGCAAAGATAGCAG AGTAAGGACTAGCTCAGGAACTTTCCTTAGAACAGGACATGAAGAAGTTGTCAAGGTGATTGAGAAAAGGATTTCAGATTTCACCTTCATTCCTGTTG aaaaTGGAGAAGGTCTTCAAGTTCTTCACTACCAAGTTGGGCAGAAGTATGAGCCTCACTATGACTATTTCTTAGATGAGTTCAACACCAAGAACGGAGGACAACGTAATCTTTATGGCTCCAAG GATTATGATTCTTCTCTCCAGAAACTGGAAGATTTACGTCTCTCTTGTAATTCATCACTTCATGGCTTTGCCAAATCCTTgacaatggtttcttcttttcctgTGCTTCCACGACCAGCTGTTCCACTCTACTCCCGCTCTcttgtatgtttgtgttggtAA
- the LOC104779841 gene encoding prolyl 4-hydroxylase 5-like isoform X1 has translation MVKSTVVDEKTGGSKDSRVRTSSGTFLRTGHEEVVKVIEKRISDFTFIPVENGEGLQVLHYQVGQKYEPHYDYFLDEFNTKNGGQRNLYGSKVNFCLSKTMKILLAAHSHIDYDSSLQKLEDLRLSCNSSLHGFAKSLTMVSSFPVLPRPAVPLYSRSLVCLCW, from the exons ATGGTTAAGTCAACTGTGGTTGATGAGAAAACTGGTGGGAGCAAAGATAGCAG AGTAAGGACTAGCTCAGGAACTTTCCTTAGAACAGGACATGAAGAAGTTGTCAAGGTGATTGAGAAAAGGATTTCAGATTTCACCTTCATTCCTGTTG aaaaTGGAGAAGGTCTTCAAGTTCTTCACTACCAAGTTGGGCAGAAGTATGAGCCTCACTATGACTATTTCTTAGATGAGTTCAACACCAAGAACGGAGGACAACGTAATCTTTATGGCTCCAAGGTGAACTTTTGCTTGTCAAAGACAATGAAGATTCTTCTTGCCGCTCATTCTCACATT GATTATGATTCTTCTCTCCAGAAACTGGAAGATTTACGTCTCTCTTGTAATTCATCACTTCATGGCTTTGCCAAATCCTTgacaatggtttcttcttttcctgTGCTTCCACGACCAGCTGTTCCACTCTACTCCCGCTCTcttgtatgtttgtgttggtAA
- the LOC104779841 gene encoding prolyl 4-hydroxylase 5-like isoform X3, whose amino-acid sequence MVKSTVVDEKTGGSKDSRVRTSSGTFLRTGHEEVVKVIEKRISDFTFIPVENGEGLQVLHYQVGQKYEPHYDYFLDEFNTKNGGQRNLYGSKFLIGFVECIKCFPC is encoded by the exons ATGGTTAAGTCAACTGTGGTTGATGAGAAAACTGGTGGGAGCAAAGATAGCAG AGTAAGGACTAGCTCAGGAACTTTCCTTAGAACAGGACATGAAGAAGTTGTCAAGGTGATTGAGAAAAGGATTTCAGATTTCACCTTCATTCCTGTTG aaaaTGGAGAAGGTCTTCAAGTTCTTCACTACCAAGTTGGGCAGAAGTATGAGCCTCACTATGACTATTTCTTAGATGAGTTCAACACCAAGAACGGAGGACAACGTAATCTTTATGGCTCCAAG TTCCTCATAGGATTCGTTGAATGCATCAAGTGCTTCCCTTGCTAG
- the LOC104783542 gene encoding UDP-glycosyltransferase 91A1-like, with amino-acid sequence MANIKEKSGEYGTKLHVAMFPWLAFGHLVPHLQLSMLMVQKGHTVSFISTPRNIDRLLPRLPENLSSALNFVKLPFAGHNKLPEDAESTTDVPLDLVPYLKIAFDGLQVPLTEFLESSKPDWLLQDFAPYWLPPIASRLGIKNGYFSALNCSFLGILKPPGFEEYRTSPEAFLTQPKWVPFQTPVPFRLYEIQPMFEDIMLEHTEENIPDMDRLAGVIDGCDIIVVRSCTEYEAEWFRLIKDLHRKPVIPVGVLPPKPEEKFKDTDAWLSTKKWLDSRKTNSVVYISFGSEVKPSQTELNAIALGLELSRLPFFWVLRTRRGPWDTEPLELPEGFEERTAERGIVWRGWVEQLRTLNHDSIGLVLTHCGWSTMIEAVRFAKPMVMLGFVLDQGFNARVAEEKKVGHMIPRDETTGFFTKEDVSKSLRLVMEGEEGKVYRENVKDMKGVFGDMDTQDRYVDSFLDYLFAHR; translated from the coding sequence ATGGCAAACATTAAAGAAAAGAGTGGAGAATATGGAACCAAGCTCCACGTAGCAATGTTTCCATGGTTAGCCTTTGGCCATTTGGTTCCACACTTGCAGCTCTCTATGCTCATGGTTCAAAAAGGTCACACCGTGTCTTTCATCTCCACTCCTCGTAACATCGACCGCCTCCTCCCACGGTTACCAGAGAACCTCTCCTCCGCCCTTAATTTCGTCAAGCTCCCATTTGCCGGCCACAACAAACTCCCGGAGGACGCCGAATCCACTACAGACGTACCATTGGATCTCGTTCCTTATTTGAAAATCGCGTTCGACGGATTACAAGTTCCGTTGACGGAGTTTCTTGAATCTTCAAAACCTGATTGGCTTCTCCAAGATTTCGCGCCTTATTGGCTTCCTCCAATAGCTAGCCGCCTTGGAATCAAAAACGGATATTTCAGTGCTTTAAACTGCTCGTTTCTCGGAATTCTCAAACCTCCAGGGTTCGAGGAGTACCGTACATCGCCGGAGGCTTTTCTAACGCAGCCTAAATGGGTTCCATTCCAAACTCCGGTACCTTTCCGGTTATACGAAATCCAGCCCATGTTCGAAGATATAATGCTGGAACACACCGAAGAGAATATCCCCGACATGGACCGTCTCGCCGGCGTAATCGACGGTTGTGACATCATCGTCGTACGGAGCTGTACCGAGTACGAAGCAGAGTGGTTTAGACTTATTAAGGACCTTCATCGGAAACCGGTTATACCGGTGGGAGTTTTACCTCCGAAACCGGAAGAGAAGTTTAAAGATACCGACGCATGGTTGTCTACTAAAAAATGGTTAGACTCACGGAAAACTAACTCCGTGGTTTACATAAGTTTCGGTTCAGAAGTGAAACCGAGTCAAACCGAGTTAAATGCGATCGCTCTTGGTTTAGAGCTTTCCCgtttaccttttttttgggtgttaaGGACTCGCCGCGGTCCCTGGGATACCGAACCGCTTGAGCTTCCTGAAGGATTCGAAGAGCGTACGGCTGAGAGAGGGATAGTGTGGAGAGGTTGGGTGGAACAACTGAGAACGTTGAACCACGATTCGATCGGTTTGGTACTAACTCATTGCGGTTGGAGTACAATGATCGAAGCTGTAAGGTTTGCTAAACCGATGGTGATGCTGGGTTTTGTGCTCGACCAAGGATTTAATGCTAGAGTAGCCGAGGAAAAGAAAGTTGGACATATGATCCCTCGGGATGAAACAACAGGTTTCTTTACTAAAGAAGATGTTTCGAAATCGCTGAGGTTGGTAATGGAGGGAGAAGAAGGAAAGGTTTATAGAGAGAATGTGAAGGACATGAAGGGAGTGTTTGGAGATATGGATACACAAGATCGTTATGTCGATTCTTTCTTGGATTATCTTTTTGCTCATCGTTAA
- the LOC104779842 gene encoding cytochrome P450 71B37-like yields MATIWFLSLLFLSCILLLAALRLKKRRQHQGKPPSPPGFPIIGNLHQLGELPHQSLWRLSKKYGPVMLLKFGSIPTVIVSSSETAKQALKIHDLHCCSRPSLAGPRALSYNYLDIVFSPFNDYWKELRRICVQELFSVNRVHLIQPIKDEEVKKLMDSFSESAAQQTPINLSEKLASLTVGVICKAAFGVSFQGTVLNSDNFDKLIHDAFLFLGSFSASDYFPSGGWIVDWLSGLQGQRERSVRGLDAFYEQMFDIHKQGNKEGVEDFVHLFLRLEKEGTVLGYGKLTRNHIKAVLMNVLLGGIGTSAITMTWAMTELMRNPRVMKKVQSEIRNQIGNKSVISLDDIDQLHYLKMVINETWRLHPPAPLLVPREVMSEFEINGYTIPAKTRLYVNVWAIGRDPDTWKDPEEFLPERFINSNIDAKGQNFELLPFGSGRRMCPAMYMGTTMVEFGLANMLYHFDWKLPEGMVVEDIDMEESPGLNASKKNELPLLPVKFLHH; encoded by the exons ATGGCTACAATTTGGTTTCTatcacttctctttctctcttgtatTCTCCTTCTTGCCGCTTTGAGACTCAAGAAGCGGCGGCAACATCAAGGGAAACCACCGTCTCCGCCTGGATTTCCGATCATCGGAAACTTGCATCAGCTCGGAGAATTACCACATCAGTCTCTATGGAGACTCTCCAAAAAGTATGGTCCTGTGATGCTTTTGAAGTTTGGAAGTATCCCAACAGTCATAGTTTCTTCATCTGAAACAGCAAAGCAAGCTCTGAAAATACATGACCTCCATTGTTGTAGCCGTCCTAGCTTAGCAG GACCAAGAGCGCTCTCATACAACTACCTAGACATAGTTTTCTCTCCTTTTAATGATTACTGGAAAGAGTTAAGGAGGATTTGTGTCCAAGAACTCTTCAGTGTCAACCGAGTTCACTTGATACAACCCATTAAGGACGAGGAAGTCAAGAAACTGATGGATTCCTTCTCGGAATCAGCTGCTCAGCAAACTCCGATTAACTTGAGCGAGAAGTTAGCTTCTTTAACTGTAGGCGTGATATGCAAGGCAGCATTTGGTGTGAGTTTCCAAGGAACTGTACTCAACAGTGACAATTTCGACAAGTTGATTCATgatgcatttttgtttttggggagCTTCTCTGCCTCGGATTATTTTCCAAGTGGCGGTTGGATCGTCGACTGGCTCTCGGGTTTACAagggcagagagagagaagcgtgAGAGGTCTCGATGCGTTCTATGAACAAATGTTTGATATACATAAACAGGGGAACAAAGAAGGAGTTGAAGATTTTGTGCACTTGTTCTTGAGGTTAGAGAAAGAAGGAACTGTTCTTGGATATGGCAAGCTCACAAGAAACCATATCAAAGCAGTCTTAATG AATGTTCTTCTTGGAGGCATCGGCACATCTGCAATAACAATGACATGGGCAATGACAGAACTTATGAGAAACCCGCGAGTAATGAAGAAAGTGCAATCCGaaattagaaatcaaattgGTAACAAGTCAGTGATCAGCTTGGATGACATAGATCAGCTCCACTATCTGAAAATGGTGATCAACGAAACATGGAGGCTACATCCTCCAGCACCTCTTTTGGTTCCAAGAGAAGTTATGTCTGAATTTGAGATCAACGGCTACACGATTCCAGCCAAGACACGACTTTATGTGAATGTTTGGGCTATCGGACGTGATCCTGATACTTGGAAAGACCCAGAGGAGTTTCTTCCAGAGAGGTTTATTAATAGTAACATTGATGCAAAAGGACAAAACTTTGAGCTATTACCATTTGGAAGTGGTAGGAGAATGTGTCCTGCCATGTACATGGGGACAACCATGGTGGAGTTTGGTCTTGCTAATATGTTGTATCATTTTGATTGGAAGTTACCGGAAGGCATGGTGGTCGAAGATATTGACATGGAAGAATCTCCTGGCCTCAATGCGAGCAAGAAAAACGAGCTTCCACTTCTTCCTGTAAAGTTTTTACATCACTGA
- the LOC104779844 gene encoding proteasome subunit beta type-5-B-like: MKLDTSGFETSMPVIGFGSNSEMLDGVSSVPSFDLPRTTDFDGFQKKSVEMVKPAKGTTTLAFIFKEGVMVAADSRASMGGYISSQSVKKIIEINPYMLGSMAGGSADCQFWHRNLGIKCRLHELANKRRISVSGASKLLANMLYSYRGMGLSVGTMIAGWDETGPGLYYVDNEGGRLKGDRFSVGSGSPYAYGVLDSGYKFDMSIEEASELARRSIYHATFRDGASGGVASVYHVGPQGWTKLSGDDVGELHYHYYPVAPATAEHVMEEAA, from the exons ATGAAGCTTGACACTAGTGGATTTGAGACAAGTATGCCTGTGATTGGCTTTGGATCAAACAGTGAGATGCTTGATGGGGTTTCGTCTGTACCTTCGTTTGATCTTCCTCGTACAACTGAT tttgatGGGTTTCAGAAGAAATCTGTGGAGATGGTGAAGCCTGCAAAGGGTACAACTACACTTGCGTTTATCTTTAAAGAAGGTGTTATGGTAGCTGCTGATTCTCGAGCTAGCATGGGAGGATACATCT CGTCGCAGTCTGTGAAGAAGATTATTGAAATTAATCCTTATATGCTTGGTTCAATGGCTGGTGGATCTGCTGATTGCCAATTCTGGCACAGAAATCTGGGAATTAAG TGTCGTCTACATGAGCTggcaaacaaaagaagaatctCTGTTTCAGGAGCTTCAAAGCTTCTTGCTAACATGCTCTATTCATACCGTGGAATGGGACTTTCCGTTGGCACAATGATTGCTGGATGGGATGAAACA GGCCCTGGATTGTACTATGTTGACAACGAAGGAGGAAGACTTAAGGGAGACAGATTCTCTGTTGGTTCCGGTTCACCATACGCCTACGGTGTTCTCGACAGCGG ATACAAATTCGATATGTCGATTGAAGAAGCCTCGGAGTTAGCAAGGAGATCCATCTACCACGCTACATTCCGTGATGGAGCTAGTGGTGGAGTTGCTAGCG TGTACCACGTTGGGCCTCAAGGATGGACGAAACTCTCTGGAGATGACGTTGGCGAGCTACATTACCATTATTACCCAGTGGCTCCAGCCACCGCGGAACATGTTATGGAAGAGGCCGCCTAG
- the LOC104779845 gene encoding uncharacterized protein LOC104779845, producing MSHHDHYETNPHFARIPSQNPHLKGGGASTSQTSPHQPLIPPIPHHKTPKHKTPHHKTPQPHPVAPPGILIKSRGRHREKPIQEPTHSIRPLPLSPEDKLPPRKPPNSAKRPLLLSPEDHHHQQQQQQQRPPPPQPPPRGGGYGSTLPPIPKPSPWRTAPTPSPHRRGCPRLPPPSRETSTMTWSAAFCCAIFWVLLILGGLIVLIVYLVYRPRSPYVDISAANLNAAYLDMGFLLNGDLTILANVTNPSKKSSVDFTYATFELYYYNNLIATQYIEPFKVPKKMSIFANIHLVSSQVQLQPTQSRELQRQIETGPVLLNLRGTFHARSYFGPLFRYSYRLHTHCSVSFNSPPSGAMRARRCNTRR from the coding sequence ATGTCTCATCATGATCACTATGAAACCAACCCTCATTTCGCGCGAATTCCATCGCAGAATCCACATCTCAAAGGCGGTGGTGCTTCTACCTCACAAACATCTCCACATCAACCGCTCATCCCGCCCATTCCGCACCACAAAACACCTAAACACAAAACTCCACACCACAAAACCCCGCAACCTCACCCGGTCGCTCCACCAGGAATTCTAATCAAGTCTCGTGGTCGCCACCGTGAAAAGCCAATCCAAGAACCAACACATTCTATAAGACCTTTACCATTAAGCCCCGAAGACAAACTCCCACCAAGAAAACCTCCAAACTCCGCAAAAAGACCATTACTATTAAGCCctgaagatcatcatcatcaacaacaacaacaacaacaacgacctccaccaccacaaccacccCCACGTGGAGGAGGTTATGGATCAACATTACCTCCAATACCCAAACCAAGTCCATGGAGAACCGCTCCAACACCATCACCGCATCGCCGCGGTTGTCCACGGTTACCACCTCCTTCAAGAGAGACAAGCACAATGACATGGTCAGCTGCATTTTGCTGTGCAATATTCTGGGTCCTTCTTATTCTTGGAGGTCTAATCGTCCTAATCGTCTACCTCGTGTACCGTCCTCGTTCTCCCTACGTCGATATCTCAGCCGCTAACCTAAACGCTGCTTACCTCGACATGGGGTTCTTGCTAAACGGTGATCTAACCATTTTAGCAAACGTCACAAACCCAAGCAAGAAAAGCAGTGTGGACTTTACCTATGCGACGTTCGAGCTTTACTATTACAACAACCTCATAGCGACTCAATACATTGAACCGTTCAAGGTCCCAAAAAAAATGTCGATCTTTGCAAATATTCATCTTGTGAGTAGTCAGGTTCAGCTTCAGCCAACGCAGAGCAGGGAGCTGCAGCGTCAGATTGAAACCGGTCCGGTTTTGTTGAACCTAAGAGGAACGTTTCACGCACGTTCCTACTTCGGACCATTGTTTAGGTACTCTTATCGGTTGCATACTCATTGCAGCGTTTCGTTTAATAGTCCTCCTTCAGGAGCTATGCGAGCTAGAAGATGCAATACCAGACGCTAA
- the LOC104779846 gene encoding uncharacterized protein LOC104779846 produces MNTIAKRVTGFVTSHSHQLQQERGIRVKVFSGDLDKALTILQKKMQSSGMERLIKATQTHHIKNSEKKVLARKNLERRIKSIDFARKLQSILIKKVRGL; encoded by the exons ATGAACACGATAGCGAAGCGAGTTACGGGATTCGTGACTAGTCATAGCCACCAGTTGCAGCAGGAGCGAGGGATAAGAGTGAAGGTATTCTCCGGTGATTTGGACAAGGCGCTGACGATATTGCAGAAGAAGATGCAATCAAGTGGTATGGAGAGGCTAATCAAAGCGACTCAGACTCATCACATTAAGAACTCGGAGAAGAAGGTTCTCGCTAGGAAGAATCTTGAACGCAGAATCAAATCCATTGACTTTGCTCGCAAACTCCAATCAATCCTCATCAAGAAAGTCAG AGGTTTATGA